One window of Pectobacterium carotovorum genomic DNA carries:
- the yqhD gene encoding alcohol dehydrogenase, translated as MLNFTLHTPTKILFGEGQIAELGKEIPANARILITYGGGSVKHNGVLDQVYRALEGRNVREFSGIEPNPTYETLMKAVEVVRAEKIDFLLAVGGGSVVDGTKFIAAAADYQAAQDPWHILQTGGAEIDRGVALAAVLTLPATGSESNNGAVITRKSTNDKLAFRSRHTQPLFAVLDPVVTYTLPARQIANGVVDAFVHTVEQYLTYSVDAKVQDRFAEGLLLTLVEEGPRALAESENYKVRANVMWSATMALNGLIGAGVPQDWSTHMLGHELTALHGLDHAQTLAIVLPAMLAARKAQKRDKLLQYAERVWNLRDGSEDQRIDGAIAATRDFFEKMGVPTRMSDYQLDGSAIPTLVAKLSEHGLTALGEHRDITLEESQKIYEAAR; from the coding sequence ATGCTAAATTTCACACTCCATACCCCTACCAAGATTTTGTTTGGCGAAGGCCAAATTGCTGAATTAGGCAAAGAAATTCCTGCCAATGCCCGTATCCTCATCACTTACGGCGGCGGCAGTGTAAAACACAATGGCGTACTGGATCAGGTCTATCGCGCATTAGAAGGCCGCAACGTGCGCGAATTTTCCGGCATTGAACCGAACCCGACTTATGAAACGCTGATGAAAGCCGTCGAGGTCGTCCGGGCGGAGAAGATTGACTTCCTGCTGGCGGTTGGCGGTGGCTCTGTGGTTGATGGCACGAAATTTATCGCTGCCGCCGCAGACTATCAAGCGGCGCAAGACCCGTGGCATATCCTGCAAACCGGTGGAGCGGAAATCGATCGCGGCGTCGCGCTGGCGGCCGTGCTCACCCTGCCTGCGACCGGTTCTGAATCCAACAACGGCGCAGTCATCACCCGTAAATCGACCAACGATAAGCTCGCTTTCCGCTCACGCCACACGCAGCCGCTTTTCGCGGTGCTCGACCCAGTCGTGACGTACACCCTGCCCGCTCGTCAGATTGCCAACGGCGTAGTCGATGCCTTCGTTCACACAGTTGAACAGTACCTGACCTATTCCGTCGATGCCAAAGTACAGGATCGTTTTGCGGAAGGTTTACTGCTGACGCTGGTTGAAGAAGGCCCGCGCGCGCTGGCTGAATCGGAGAACTACAAGGTCAGAGCCAATGTAATGTGGAGCGCCACCATGGCGTTGAACGGCCTGATTGGTGCAGGCGTACCGCAAGACTGGTCAACCCATATGTTAGGACACGAATTAACGGCACTGCACGGCCTCGACCATGCTCAGACGCTGGCCATTGTGTTGCCTGCCATGCTGGCGGCAAGAAAAGCCCAGAAACGCGACAAACTGCTGCAATACGCCGAGCGCGTCTGGAACCTGCGTGACGGTAGCGAAGATCAGCGCATCGACGGTGCGATTGCCGCCACGCGTGACTTCTTCGAGAAAATGGGCGTGCCGACCCGCATGTCTGACTATCAGTTGGATGGCAGCGCCATTCCAACACTGGTCGCCAAACTCAGCGAGCACGGCCTGACGGCTCTGGGCGAGCATCGCGACATCACGCTGGAAGAAAGTCAGAAGATTTACGAAGCGGCGCGTTAA
- a CDS encoding PAAR domain-containing protein: MSGRGAIRLGDAHSGGGKMIEASGFPVNGVPQCLLGDNAVCPTHKGTFPLVSGGDGSAVHNGRPMIFEPGKLACGCSVSSSCAGNYNRK, translated from the coding sequence ATGTCAGGACGTGGTGCCATTCGCCTGGGGGATGCCCATTCAGGTGGAGGAAAAATGATTGAAGCCAGTGGCTTTCCTGTGAATGGCGTTCCGCAGTGTCTGCTTGGCGATAACGCGGTATGTCCCACCCACAAGGGAACGTTTCCGCTGGTTTCAGGCGGTGATGGTTCAGCGGTTCATAATGGACGCCCCATGATATTTGAGCCAGGTAAACTGGCCTGTGGCTGTAGCGTGTCATCATCATGTGCAGGGAATTACAATCGTAAATAG
- a CDS encoding DUF4123 domain-containing protein, whose protein sequence is MSFYQQLEKAGLPTRNSRTHLYVLTETRAERNLLARLEFHEVVHYPLWHLDAQAGLEQYTPWLCVPEPDSDFDLWLGKAFETMPMIVLFARMSPDEVRRHLRHFSKFVEGTRRFILRLGTPSALQLYIASIAHTSSAVSRFFADGEIEEMYFHDPQASLSRRVQPLFEQQRHEEAECDGCLVWLDLPIDQEAR, encoded by the coding sequence ATGAGCTTCTATCAACAACTGGAGAAAGCCGGGCTACCGACTCGCAATAGCCGTACCCACCTCTATGTACTGACGGAAACCCGTGCCGAGCGAAACCTGCTGGCGCGGCTGGAGTTTCACGAGGTTGTCCATTATCCGTTATGGCATCTGGATGCACAGGCGGGACTTGAACAATATACCCCCTGGCTCTGTGTGCCAGAGCCTGACAGCGATTTTGATCTGTGGCTGGGCAAGGCGTTTGAGACGATGCCCATGATTGTGCTATTTGCCCGAATGTCACCGGATGAGGTGCGGCGACATCTGAGGCATTTCAGTAAGTTTGTGGAGGGAACCCGGCGGTTTATTTTGCGTCTGGGCACCCCGTCAGCTCTGCAACTTTATATTGCTTCCATTGCCCATACGTCTTCCGCTGTATCACGTTTTTTCGCCGATGGTGAGATTGAGGAGATGTATTTCCACGACCCGCAGGCATCACTGTCACGGCGCGTACAACCCCTGTTTGAGCAACAGCGCCATGAAGAAGCGGAGTGCGATGGCTGTCTGGTCTGGCTCGATCTTCCCATTGATCAGGAGGCCAGATGA
- a CDS encoding AraC family transcriptional regulator, which produces MLTEHQGMSTESQCERLVQKQAELQQIELQQIEPQQTVRQRIVQQAIRCSAKSWATPSLVPQVRILYTEQHHPRVPVMYEPTIVIIFQGQKIGYLGGKTFQYDPENYLLMTVPLPFECETIASAEHPLVGMAIRIDIQMLQDLLIDIGDDDSAIRPCSCTCGVNSAPLTDEILCAVERLLDAMNNPRDARVLGPAIVREIIYHMLCGERGAALQALVNRHTHFSQIAKSLRRIENHYADSLNVEQLASEVNMSVSAFHHNFKAVTNTSPLQYLKSYRLHKARVLMINEGLRAGVAAARVGYESVSQFSREFKRYFGATPSDEVTRIKASNMAVEES; this is translated from the coding sequence ATGTTGACGGAACACCAAGGTATGTCGACAGAAAGCCAATGTGAGCGGCTTGTTCAGAAACAGGCAGAGCTGCAACAGATTGAGTTACAACAGATTGAGCCGCAACAGACGGTGCGGCAGCGCATCGTGCAGCAGGCAATACGCTGTTCAGCTAAAAGCTGGGCCACGCCGTCGCTCGTCCCGCAGGTCAGGATTCTTTATACGGAACAGCACCATCCGCGTGTGCCGGTGATGTATGAACCGACGATTGTCATCATTTTTCAGGGTCAAAAGATTGGCTATCTGGGCGGAAAAACCTTCCAGTATGACCCGGAAAATTACCTGTTGATGACCGTGCCGCTGCCGTTCGAATGTGAAACGATAGCCAGCGCTGAACACCCGCTGGTGGGGATGGCGATCCGTATCGATATCCAGATGCTTCAGGATTTGCTGATCGACATCGGTGACGACGACAGCGCGATCCGCCCCTGTTCCTGCACGTGTGGGGTGAACAGCGCGCCGCTGACCGATGAGATTCTGTGTGCCGTTGAACGGCTGCTGGATGCGATGAATAACCCGCGTGATGCCCGTGTGCTGGGCCCGGCGATTGTGCGCGAGATTATCTATCATATGCTCTGCGGCGAACGCGGTGCGGCGTTACAGGCGTTGGTGAATCGACACACGCACTTCAGCCAGATAGCCAAGTCTCTGCGACGTATTGAAAACCACTATGCCGATAGCCTGAATGTGGAACAGCTGGCGTCTGAAGTGAACATGAGCGTCTCGGCGTTTCATCATAACTTTAAGGCCGTCACCAACACATCGCCGTTGCAGTACCTGAAATCCTACCGCTTGCATAAAGCGCGCGTGCTGATGATCAACGAGGGGCTGAGAGCGGGCGTTGCGGCGGCTCGCGTCGGATATGAGAGCGTGTCGCAGTTTAGCCGGGAATTTAAGCGCTATTTCGGTGCGACGCCGAGCGATGAAGTCACGAGAATAAAGGCCAGCAATATGGCGGTTGAGGAAAGCTGA
- a CDS encoding DedA family protein, protein MSVVHDIIQALWQQDFSALADPHVIWVIYGILFTTLFLENGLLPASFLPGDSLLLLTGAMIAKGVMSFFPTMILLTIAASLGCWLSYLQGRWLSDTRLVKGWLLQLPAHYHQRAHHLFHQHGLAALLVGRFLAFIRTLLPTMAGISGLNNTRFQIFNWLSGLLWVGGIVTLGYALSHIPLVKRYEDQVMTALILLPIILLVSGLIGMAVVVWRKKRAVA, encoded by the coding sequence ATGAGTGTGGTTCACGACATTATTCAGGCGCTCTGGCAGCAGGATTTTAGTGCTCTGGCCGATCCCCACGTCATCTGGGTGATTTACGGCATTTTATTCACAACGCTGTTTCTGGAAAACGGCCTGCTGCCTGCTTCTTTTCTGCCCGGCGATAGCCTGCTGTTGCTCACTGGTGCCATGATTGCCAAAGGCGTGATGAGCTTTTTCCCTACGATGATTCTCCTCACCATCGCCGCCAGCCTCGGCTGTTGGCTCAGCTACCTTCAGGGGCGCTGGCTAAGTGATACCCGGTTGGTAAAAGGCTGGCTGTTACAGCTTCCCGCCCATTACCACCAGCGAGCCCATCACCTGTTCCACCAGCATGGTCTGGCGGCGCTGCTGGTTGGCCGCTTTTTAGCGTTTATCCGCACGCTGTTGCCAACGATGGCGGGGATTTCGGGGTTAAACAATACGCGCTTTCAGATTTTCAACTGGCTCAGTGGGCTGCTGTGGGTCGGGGGGATTGTCACGCTCGGCTATGCGCTCAGCCACATTCCGCTGGTCAAACGCTATGAAGATCAGGTGATGACCGCGCTGATCCTGCTACCGATTATTTTGCTGGTGAGCGGCCTGATCGGTATGGCTGTCGTGGTGTGGCGCAAAAAACGCGCGGTCGCCTAA
- the metC gene encoding cystathionine beta-lyase, translating to MTSKKTATALVAAGRSKKFTHGSVNPVIQRASSLVFDTVQDKKHATINRAKGALFYGRRGTLTHFSFQEAMVELEGGAGCALYPCGAAAVSNAILSFVAAGDHILVTESAYEPTQDFCTKVLHKLNVSTTYFNPLIGADIAELIQPNTKVVFLESPGSITMEVHDVPAIVQAVRRINPEIVIMIDNTWAAGILFKALDFDIDISIQAGTKYIVGHSDAMLGTAVANERCWAQLREHSYLMGQMVDADTAYVASRGLRTLGVRLKQHQESSIRIAKWLAEQPEVAVVNHPALPECKGHEFYVRDFKGCNGLFSFVLKEKLSKEALAHYLDHFEHFSMAYSWGGFESLILANQPEELVAIRPVSGVDFTGTLIRLHIGLEDSDDLIDDLAAGFSRLRA from the coding sequence ATGACAAGCAAAAAAACGGCAACCGCCTTAGTCGCCGCAGGACGCAGCAAGAAGTTCACCCACGGCTCCGTCAACCCCGTAATTCAGCGCGCTTCCTCTCTGGTATTTGATACCGTGCAGGACAAAAAGCACGCCACCATTAACCGCGCCAAGGGTGCGCTGTTCTATGGTCGCCGTGGCACGCTGACCCATTTCTCGTTTCAGGAAGCCATGGTGGAGCTGGAGGGCGGCGCAGGCTGTGCCTTATACCCCTGCGGCGCAGCCGCCGTTTCTAACGCGATCCTCTCTTTCGTCGCGGCAGGCGATCACATCCTGGTGACAGAATCAGCCTATGAGCCCACACAGGATTTCTGCACGAAAGTGCTCCACAAGCTGAATGTCAGCACCACCTATTTTAATCCGCTCATCGGTGCGGATATTGCCGAACTGATCCAACCCAACACCAAAGTCGTCTTTCTCGAATCACCGGGCTCCATCACGATGGAAGTACACGATGTGCCAGCCATCGTCCAAGCCGTACGCCGTATCAATCCCGAGATCGTCATCATGATTGATAATACCTGGGCGGCAGGCATTTTATTCAAGGCGCTCGACTTCGATATTGATATCTCTATTCAGGCCGGTACGAAATATATCGTCGGCCATTCTGATGCCATGCTAGGCACCGCAGTCGCTAACGAGCGCTGCTGGGCACAGTTGCGTGAACACTCTTACCTGATGGGCCAAATGGTTGATGCCGATACCGCCTATGTCGCCAGCCGTGGCCTGCGCACATTGGGCGTTAGACTCAAGCAGCATCAGGAAAGCAGCATCCGCATTGCAAAATGGCTAGCGGAGCAACCCGAAGTCGCGGTGGTTAACCACCCGGCCTTACCAGAGTGCAAAGGGCATGAATTCTACGTACGCGACTTTAAGGGCTGCAACGGCTTGTTCTCTTTTGTGTTGAAAGAGAAATTGAGCAAAGAAGCGTTGGCGCACTATCTGGACCATTTTGAACACTTTAGTATGGCGTATTCGTGGGGTGGCTTCGAGTCACTGATTCTGGCGAATCAACCGGAAGAACTGGTGGCCATTCGTCCTGTGAGCGGCGTGGATTTTACCGGCACACTTATTCGGTTACATATTGGACTTGAAGACAGTGACGATCTGATCGACGATCTGGCCGCGGGCTTCAGCAGACTGAGAGCCTAG
- a CDS encoding NADPH-dependent oxidoreductase: protein MNKTIELFTSHRSERSYLDKAIPDDVLDAIIQSAHLAPTSVNSQQVSLIVTRDPERKARIAELAGGQPWIAQAPVFITVVLDMYKTQVGIAMSDKQQHAHESLESLISGTTDVGIALGTLMAAARSFGLGIVPIGGIRRDPQAMIDFLELPELTFPVAGVAIGYVDTPAHQKPRLPLNSFRHDETYHQDALPAAIEQYNQTLVAHWQQTGRVDGDNWGDNTASYYQHIYFPKVLPAILQQGFKLDK, encoded by the coding sequence ATGAATAAAACGATTGAGCTGTTCACCTCACACCGCAGTGAACGTAGCTATCTTGATAAAGCGATTCCCGATGACGTGCTGGATGCCATTATTCAGTCCGCCCATCTGGCACCGACGTCCGTAAACTCTCAGCAGGTCTCGCTCATCGTCACCCGCGACCCGGAACGCAAAGCACGCATTGCCGAATTGGCTGGCGGCCAGCCGTGGATTGCCCAGGCACCCGTCTTCATTACCGTGGTGCTGGATATGTATAAAACGCAGGTCGGGATTGCCATGAGCGACAAGCAGCAGCACGCGCATGAAAGCCTCGAAAGCCTGATTTCCGGCACAACGGATGTCGGCATCGCGCTCGGCACGCTGATGGCCGCCGCACGCTCGTTTGGGCTGGGCATCGTCCCGATTGGCGGTATTCGTCGCGACCCACAGGCAATGATCGATTTTCTGGAACTTCCTGAACTGACGTTCCCCGTCGCAGGCGTCGCGATCGGCTACGTAGACACCCCGGCGCATCAAAAACCACGCCTGCCGCTGAACTCATTCCGCCACGATGAAACCTATCATCAGGACGCTCTGCCTGCGGCGATTGAGCAATATAACCAAACGCTGGTGGCACACTGGCAGCAAACCGGTCGCGTAGATGGCGACAACTGGGGTGATAATACCGCCAGCTACTATCAGCACATTTATTTCCCGAAAGTCTTACCCGCAATCCTCCAACAGGGCTTTAAACTGGACAAATAA